Within the Thermosynechococcus sichuanensis E542 genome, the region GTGCTGAGGCACCTTTCCAAACCTTAGAACTGGCCTATGCTGTGCGCAATAGTAACAACCGCGTCGTTGCTCAACTCTCAACCGAGGTGGTGCCCAATGCGTTTTTCCGCTGTCCGTGAGCAGGGTATGACCCTGATTGAAATCCTGATTGTTTTAACGGTGGCAGCTATTTTAGCCGTGGCTGTCACTCCGAGCTTTCTGTATTGGCTGGAAACGCAGCGGGTCAACCAAGCCCTTGAAAGCCTAGAGGGGGCACTGCGGGAAGCGCAGCGGGAGGCAATGCGCCGCAACCAAGCCTGTCGAGTGACAATTAACACAGGCACCAATCCTACTATCGTCGGCGATCCACCCCAATGTTTGCCCAATGGCTCCCGCCGACTGGAAAACGTAA harbors:
- a CDS encoding GspH/FimT family pseudopilin; its protein translation is MRFSAVREQGMTLIEILIVLTVAAILAVAVTPSFLYWLETQRVNQALESLEGALREAQREAMRRNQACRVTINTGTNPTIVGDPPQCLPNGSRRLENVTLRRETGTASIRFGFQGRTSSTGTIVIAATNNPTLQRCLVISLGLGIMRTGNYLETDTTGTTANNCQARN